Genomic segment of Pseudothermotoga hypogea DSM 11164 = NBRC 106472:
CGTTGAGAATGGGCCAATCGGCGATCGCATCGCTACCGTCCTTCATTGCCTCAGTCTCACGGTAAGGTGACGCGACAGAACCTGTGTCGTGATGGTCTCTACCTATCACGATGGGCGCCTTGAGTTCTCCCCTCTTCACCATTTCATTCATCGCAAGACCCATTAGCGTTCTTTCACCCTGACCGAGCCAACAGATCCTTGCAGGCAAGCCTTGCCACTTGACTTTCTCGTGAGCCATCTCTATCCACTTGCGTAGATGTTCATCCTCGGGGAAGAGCTCCAGAACCTTTTTGTCCGTCGCGTAGATGTCCTCAGGATCGCCCGAAAGGGCAACCCATCTGAACGGACCTTTACCCTGCGCGAACAATTCCCTTATGTACTCAGGTACATAACCAGGTATCTGGAAGGCATCCTTCACGCCATGATCGTAAGCGAGCCTTCGGATGTTGTTCCCATACTCGAACACCTTCGCACCCTGTTTTTTCATCTCAAGGATGGCGTTCACATGTTCGACCACGGATTCGTAAACTCTCTCGAGGTAGTCCTGTGGGTCCTTCTTTCTCAACTCCGCGGCTTCCTCGACGCTCAATCCCTTGGGAACGTAACCGTTCAAAGGATCGTGTGCTGCCGTTTGATCCGTCACGACATCTGGAATGATGCCCATCTTGACAAGTTTCGGATGGACCTCTGCCGCGTTGCCGAGCAGAGCAACAGATAAAGGTTTACCTTCTTTCTGCGCCTCTTTGACCAGTCTCAGTGCTTCGTTAAGATCATCAGTCCAGGTGTCAAGATATCCTGTCTTCAATCTCCTGTCGATCATTCTTTTGTCCACTTCCACGGCGAGCATGACACCGTCGTTCATGGTCACCGCCAGAGGTTGAGCACCGCCCATCTCACCGAGGCCAGCTGTGAGGACGAACTTACCTCTCAAAGTACCGTTGAAGTACTTTTGGGCCACGGCGTAGAAAGTCTCGTAGGTACCTTGCAGTATTCCCTGAGTTCCGATGTAGATCCAGCTACCTGCGGTCATTTGTCCAAACATTATCAAACCGCGCTCTTCGAGTTCTCTAAAGTATTCCCACGTGGCCCACTTTGGAACCAGAAGCGAGTTGGCTATCAGAACTCTCGGTGCCCATTCGTGCGTCTTGAACACCGCCACAGGCTTTCCACTCTGAACGAGCAACGTTTCATCGTTCTCAAGTTTTTTCAGCGTTTCAACGATCTTGTAGAAACACTCCCAGTTGCGCGCGGCTTTCCCGGTTCCGCCGTACACGATCAGATTGGCCGGATCTCTCGCCACCTCTGGATCGAGGTTGTTCATGAGCATGCGCATCGCTGCTTCTGTTTGCCAGCTTTTACAAGTCAGGGTATTTCCTCTCGGCGCCCTGATGATCTTTTGTTTTTCCACAATTTCCACACTTTCGACCTCCTTCGTCTCTATTGTATCATCTGAACTGAAACGGTACAAAGAGGTGAGTGTATGTGAAATTGCTGTTGATAAAGCACGAAGAGCTCGTGGGAAAGATTTCCCAAAAGATAATCGAAGCCAACAACATCATGCGCGAAGAGATCTTTCAGCAAGTTCTCTCCTACGAAGGTCCTTTCTGTGACGTGCTGCGCAGGAATGCCGAGGTGGCAAGGACCAAAGATCTTCCTTTATGTCAGGACACAGGATTCGTGGAGTTCTTCATCTTCATTCCGTTCAACGCGATTTTCGAAAGACCCATACAAGAGAGTTGCGATGAGGCTGTCAAGAAGGTTTACTCCTCCAAGCCTTACCGTCACTCCATTGTGACCGATCCACTCTACGAACGTAAAAACACTCGAACCAACACGCCTTCGATCTGCCACATCTTTCACTGGGACGAAGAAAAGGTGCAGATCAGGTTGCTGATCAAGGGCGGGGGGAGTGAGAATCTGACAACGCTCTTCATGTTGTCGCCGACAGCTGGCGAGGAGGAACTCATGGGGAAAATAATCGAACACGTCGCACGGCACGGTTCGAAAGGTTGTCCGCCCCTCAGAGTTGGTGTGGGCGTGGGTGGGAGTGCAGACAAGGCCATGTTACTTTCGAGGCTCGCACTCACTTACAGTTTAAGCGATGTAAATCCCGATCCACGTTACGAATCGCTCGAACGACGAATTTCGGAGAAACTGAACCAGCTGAGAATAGGTTTTCAGGGCCTTGGAGTTGGTCCTACGATCTTCTCTGTTCACGTTCTGCAGGCACCAACACATATAGCAAATCTTCCTGTCGCCGTTTCGTTTGACTGTTATCTCTCCAGGATTGGGGTGGTGGAAGTTGAACCTGTTAGAATTGAAAGCAGGTGAAAGAATTAACTACACAGGTGCTATGATTGTGATGAGAGACGCTGCACAAAAGAGGATTGAAATGCTTCTAAGAAAGGGGTCAAATGTGCCTATCGATCTAAAAGGAAAGATTGTTTTCTACGCTGGACCAACCAGAATCGTGGACGGCAGGTTCTCCATAGGTCCAACGACGAGCGAGCGAATGGATAGATATGTGAAAATGCTTTTCGAACTCGGAGTCCTGGCCACCGTCGGGAAAGGTCAAAGGAGCGAGATAGCGAGAAAGCTCTGTCGAGAATACCGCAGGATATACTTTGTCGCACCGAGTGGAGCCGCGGCGGCACTCTCGGAGCATGTTGAAAACATAGAACTTTTGGCCTTTGAAGATCTCGGGACCGAAGCAGTGTACGAAATCCAGGTGAAAGACTTTCCTCTCATAGTGGCCATTGACTCTGAGGGCAGCGATATTTTTGAGCTCATAAAATCTACTAATGGAGGCGATCGAACGTGAGACTTGTAATTATTACTGTTGCTGCAGTTGGTGTTGTCTCAGTCTTGTGGGGCTTTCCATCGTCACAGTTCGTTGTCGCAGGCTGCTTCGTCGCTCTGGCGGTAGTATCGATGATCCACCGCATCAGGCATACCGAGAATGTGACTCAGGACACAAACAACGAGAGAGTCTTCGAAGAGATATTCACATCTGCAGACACTTTGAAACAAGATGCTCATGAACTCGGTGACATCTCGAAGCAAGCTCAAACTATGTCCGCAGATCTTTCAGTACAATCGAAGAAGATCTCCCAGCTGATCCAGTCTTTGACAGCCGCTCTGGAGGAAACATCTTCCAGTGCGAGCGAGATCGCGAGAACCGCAAAGGTTGTGGGAGAGGATACGCAGAGGATGCGTCAGGATTTCAGCTCGTTCGAACTGGAGGTGAAGCAAATACACGATGCCTTGCTCGAACTTTCGAAGGAAAACATCGAAACTTTCGAAAAACTGAACGAACTTCTCTCATCCATGGAGAATCTCAGGGAGAAAACTGGAGCGATCGTGCAGGCTGTTCAACTGATCAGGAACATTTCAGAGCAAACAAACCTGCTTGCTCTCAACGCAGCGATAGAGGCAGCGCGCGCGGGAGAGCATGGCCGAGGTTTCGCCGTCGTCGCAGAAGAGGTTAGGAAGCTCGCCGAACAGTCGAAACAGTTCGCCGGTTCAATAATTGAGAACGTGCAAGCTGTTGAACAGGCGGTCACCGATTCGGTGAAGAAGAACGAGGAAGTTGCCAGGACGATGAAAGAAACAGCTCAGACGAGTCAGACGTTCGCCGAGAAATTGGGAAAGTTCAAGGAACAGGCAGGTAGTTTCGCAAGGACTTTAGAAGAAATAGTTCATTCCATAGAGAGTCAGGTCACCTCCACGCGAGAGATCGAGCTCGCAGTGAACAGCAACACCAACGCCGCATCACAGCTGATGGAATTCAGCATGGAGATGGAGAAAAATGCAACATCTCTCGAGAAGGTGGCTTCCCAGTTGGCAGAAAAGGCCCAGATTTTGACTCTGAGATCGCTCAAACTCAGAAGCTTAGCCGGGGCAAGATCATGGATCATGCAGCGTGTGAAAGAACTCTCCGAGTTGTTTGCAAAACCTGAGTGTCAGAAGCTCGACTGGAACGCCTTTGAACCCATTGCCAAACGCTTCCTCGCAGAAAAACAAGGCATCTACGAAGCTGCGTTCATAGCCGACAGCGAAGGAAATTTCATCACCACGACAGGCACGAAGGGTTCCATCAAAGACAGAAACTATTTTCATCGCCTGAGGAACAGCGATCTTGAATGGACCATGTCAGATCCGATACGTTCGCGTGCAACAGGCAACATGGTCATCACAATCGCCTTCGCGATCCGTGAAAATGGCAGATTCAAAGGCATCGCGGGTGTGAATTTGAACGTCGCCAAACTGGAGGAACAAGTCGAATTTTCTACAGCTCAAGCGCAAAAGTGACATCTGCAGAAGTGACCCGGTGATACTTCAACGAGTTTCGGTTCCTCAACCTTACACATTTCAACGGCTTGGGTACACCGCGTGTGAAAGACGCACCCGGACGGAGGGTTGGCTGGATTGGGTATCTCACCCCTCGGGATCGATCTGATGCGTCTGCCCGTGCCGAAGGAGGGTATCGAATCGAGCAGGGCCTTCGTGTAAGGATGCGAGGCCCTCTCGAATATGTCCTGCTTTGAACCCATCTCCATAATCTTTCCAAGGTACATGACGACGACGTGTGTGGCCATGTGGTCAACGACTGCCAAATTGTGCGTGATGAACATGTAGGTCAAACCAAACTTCTCCCTGAGTTCTTTCAACAGGGCGAGCACTCGAGCCTGAACCGACACATCCAGCGCAGACGTCGGTTCGTCCAACACCAGGAACTCTGGCCTTAGAACCAGCGCCCTGGCGATCGCTATCCTCTGTCTCTGACCTCCCGAGAACTCGTGAGGGTATCTGAACATGTGCTCTTCGCGCATACCGACGAGCTCGAGAATTTCCTTTATGCGAACGTAGATCTCATCAGAACGCATTTTGAAGTGGATCTTCAGACCTTCACCAACGATGTCTTTGACGAGCTTTCTTGGATGCAACGAGTTGTAAGGATCCTGCTGAACTATCTGCATTCGCCGCCTGAACTCGAGGAAATCTTTCTTTTCAATTTGTGTGATGTCGCGTCCATCGTAAAGTATCTTTCCAGAGGTGGGTTCGATGAGTTTGATCACCGTTCTGCCAAGCGTGCTCTTACCGGATCCCGATTCACCGACCACTGCAAAGATCGAACCTTTTTGTATTTCGAAAGAAACGTCGTTCACCGCTTTCACGTAGATTGGCCTGGAGAACATGGACTTTCTGATCTCGAAATACTTCTTCAACCCTTCAACTTTCAGCAACACTGCCATTTTGATCACCCGCTGCGTAGAGATGGCATGCCACAAAATGGTTCTCAGAGACTTCTATCAGGTCGGGAAGTTCGACCTTGCATCTTTCAAAGGCTTTTTGGCATCTTGGATGGAATCGGCAACCACTGGGTGGATCGACCAGGTCTGGAACCACACCAGCGATCCCTTTGAGTTCCTTTCTCTGTCCAACGAGTGGTATCGAGTCGATCAAACCGACCGTGTAAGGGTGAAGAGGACGCGCGAATATCTCATCGCTCTTCGCCACTTCAACTACGTTCCCGGCGTACATAACCGCGACCCTGTCACAGAATTCCGAAGCCACCGCCAGATCGTGAGTAATGAAGATGACGGCGTTCTTACCGACTCTCACGAGGTTATCGAGCAACTCAAGGATCTGCGCCTGAATCGTCACATCGAGCGCCGAAGTGGGTTCGTCGGCTATCAGCAACTTGGGTTTCACCGCCAGTGCCATAGCGATCATCACCCTCTGCGCCATGCCACCGCTCAGTTCATGAGCGTACAGATTCATCGTCCTCTTCCAGTCGAGTCCCACCATCGTGAGGGCTTCTGGAACCAATTGATAGGCATCTTTTATTGGTATGTTCTGACTGTGCGCTATCGCCTCGGCAATCTG
This window contains:
- a CDS encoding methyl-accepting chemotaxis protein, which codes for MRLVIITVAAVGVVSVLWGFPSSQFVVAGCFVALAVVSMIHRIRHTENVTQDTNNERVFEEIFTSADTLKQDAHELGDISKQAQTMSADLSVQSKKISQLIQSLTAALEETSSSASEIARTAKVVGEDTQRMRQDFSSFELEVKQIHDALLELSKENIETFEKLNELLSSMENLREKTGAIVQAVQLIRNISEQTNLLALNAAIEAARAGEHGRGFAVVAEEVRKLAEQSKQFAGSIIENVQAVEQAVTDSVKKNEEVARTMKETAQTSQTFAEKLGKFKEQAGSFARTLEEIVHSIESQVTSTREIELAVNSNTNAASQLMEFSMEMEKNATSLEKVASQLAEKAQILTLRSLKLRSLAGARSWIMQRVKELSELFAKPECQKLDWNAFEPIAKRFLAEKQGIYEAAFIADSEGNFITTTGTKGSIKDRNYFHRLRNSDLEWTMSDPIRSRATGNMVITIAFAIRENGRFKGIAGVNLNVAKLEEQVEFSTAQAQK
- a CDS encoding ABC transporter ATP-binding protein; amino-acid sequence: MRGSLLNVENLRVVFYTYRGVIKALNGVRLWLNEEERLAVVGETGCGKSVTALSIMRLIEPPGEITSGKVEFLGEDLLSLPEEEMEKVRGKSISMIFQEPVAALNPVFKVGFQIAEAIAHSQNIPIKDAYQLVPEALTMVGLDWKRTMNLYAHELSGGMAQRVMIAMALAVKPKLLIADEPTSALDVTIQAQILELLDNLVRVGKNAVIFITHDLAVASEFCDRVAVMYAGNVVEVAKSDEIFARPLHPYTVGLIDSIPLVGQRKELKGIAGVVPDLVDPPSGCRFHPRCQKAFERCKVELPDLIEVSENHFVACHLYAAGDQNGSVAES
- a CDS encoding FumA C-terminus/TtdB family hydratase beta subunit, whose amino-acid sequence is MNLLELKAGERINYTGAMIVMRDAAQKRIEMLLRKGSNVPIDLKGKIVFYAGPTRIVDGRFSIGPTTSERMDRYVKMLFELGVLATVGKGQRSEIARKLCREYRRIYFVAPSGAAAALSEHVENIELLAFEDLGTEAVYEIQVKDFPLIVAIDSEGSDIFELIKSTNGGDRT
- a CDS encoding ABC transporter ATP-binding protein yields the protein MAVLLKVEGLKKYFEIRKSMFSRPIYVKAVNDVSFEIQKGSIFAVVGESGSGKSTLGRTVIKLIEPTSGKILYDGRDITQIEKKDFLEFRRRMQIVQQDPYNSLHPRKLVKDIVGEGLKIHFKMRSDEIYVRIKEILELVGMREEHMFRYPHEFSGGQRQRIAIARALVLRPEFLVLDEPTSALDVSVQARVLALLKELREKFGLTYMFITHNLAVVDHMATHVVVMYLGKIMEMGSKQDIFERASHPYTKALLDSIPSFGTGRRIRSIPRGEIPNPANPPSGCVFHTRCTQAVEMCKVEEPKLVEVSPGHFCRCHFCA
- the hutU gene encoding urocanate hydratase, encoding MVEKQKIIRAPRGNTLTCKSWQTEAAMRMLMNNLDPEVARDPANLIVYGGTGKAARNWECFYKIVETLKKLENDETLLVQSGKPVAVFKTHEWAPRVLIANSLLVPKWATWEYFRELEERGLIMFGQMTAGSWIYIGTQGILQGTYETFYAVAQKYFNGTLRGKFVLTAGLGEMGGAQPLAVTMNDGVMLAVEVDKRMIDRRLKTGYLDTWTDDLNEALRLVKEAQKEGKPLSVALLGNAAEVHPKLVKMGIIPDVVTDQTAAHDPLNGYVPKGLSVEEAAELRKKDPQDYLERVYESVVEHVNAILEMKKQGAKVFEYGNNIRRLAYDHGVKDAFQIPGYVPEYIRELFAQGKGPFRWVALSGDPEDIYATDKKVLELFPEDEHLRKWIEMAHEKVKWQGLPARICWLGQGERTLMGLAMNEMVKRGELKAPIVIGRDHHDTGSVASPYRETEAMKDGSDAIADWPILNALLNTASGATWVSVHHGGGVGIGYSIHAGMVIVADGTDLARQKLERVLTNDSGIGVIRHLDAGYEIALETAKKKGLRYPMMG
- a CDS encoding fumarate hydratase; this encodes MKLLLIKHEELVGKISQKIIEANNIMREEIFQQVLSYEGPFCDVLRRNAEVARTKDLPLCQDTGFVEFFIFIPFNAIFERPIQESCDEAVKKVYSSKPYRHSIVTDPLYERKNTRTNTPSICHIFHWDEEKVQIRLLIKGGGSENLTTLFMLSPTAGEEELMGKIIEHVARHGSKGCPPLRVGVGVGGSADKAMLLSRLALTYSLSDVNPDPRYESLERRISEKLNQLRIGFQGLGVGPTIFSVHVLQAPTHIANLPVAVSFDCYLSRIGVVEVEPVRIESR